The Altererythrobacter sp. H2 genomic sequence GGCGCGCCAACCAGCACGTCCCGCACGTCCTCGCGCGGCAGAATCGCACCGATGGTGAGCCAGTCCGGACGCAGTGTTTCCACATCTTTCATCGAATGGACCGCTGCATCGATCCGGCCTTCGTGCAGCCAGCCATCGAGTTCCTTGGTCCACAGCGCCTTGCCGCCAATCTCTGCCAGCGGGCGGTCAAGCACCTTGTCGCCGCTGGCCCGGACGGGGACCAGTTCGACGGCATCCTCCGTCCATCCATGGGCGGCGCACAGGCGCTCGCGCGTTTCGCGGGCCTGGGCCATGGCAAGCGGGGATTGGCGGGTTCCGAGGCGGATCGTGGGCGTCTTGGTCATGGTGCAACGCTTGCCCTAGCGGCGCAATTTGTTCAGGGGAAGCACCATGGGCCTGGTCCTCGGCATAGAATCAAGCTGCGACGAGACGGCAGCAGCCCTGGTGACCACCGGGCGGGTGATTCTCGCCCAGCGGATTGCCAGCCAGGACGCGGAACACGCCCCCTACGGCGGCGTCGTGCCGGAAATCGCCGCCCGCGCCCATGTCGAGCGGCTGGCTCCGATGATCGAGGCCGTGCTGGCCGATGCCGGGGTCGAACTGCGCGATTGCGATGCCATTGCCGCCACCGCCGGGCCCGGCCTGATCGGCGGGGTGATGGTGGGGCTGGTCACGGCCAAGGCGCTGGCCATGGCCAGCGCAGTGCCGCTGATCGCGGTGAACCATCTGGAAGGGCATGCCCTGTCCCCCCGGCTGGCCGATCCGGGGCTTGAATTTCCCTATGCCCTGCTGCTGGTTTCGGGCGGACATTGCCAGATCCTGCGGGTGGACGGGGTTGGCCAGTATCGCCGCATCGCCACCACGATCGACGATGCGCTGGGCGAAGCCTTTGACAAGACCGCCAAGATCCTCGGCCTCGGCTTTCCCGGCGGCCCGGCGGTAGAGCGGCTGGCGCAGCAAGGCGATCCGCGCGCCGTTCCCCTGCCCCGCCCGCTCAAAGGCAGCGCCGAGCCGCATTTCAGCTTCGCCGGGCTGAAGAGCGCGGTTCTGCGGGCCAGCGAAAGCGGGCTTCACGCTGACGCCGATATTGCCGCCAGCTTCCAGCAGGCCGCGCTCGACTGCGTGCTCGACCGGCTGACCCGCGCGCTTGACGCGATGGAGCCGGTCCCGGCGCTGGTCGTGGCGGGCGGCGTGGCGGCCAACCAGCGCATCCGCACCGCGCTGGAGGAACTGGCGGACGAGCGGGGAATGCGTTTCGTTGCCCCGCCACTGGCCCTGTGTACCGACAATGCCGCGATGATCGCCTGGGCGGGATGCGAGCGGTTGGGGCTGACGGATTTCCGCGCCGACCCGCTCGATTTCGTCGCCCGCCCGCGCTGGCCGCTCGATCCGCTGGCTGAACCGGTGCGCGGTGCGGGGTACAAGGCATGAGTGCGGCAAGCGAACGGGTCGGCGTAATCGGCGCCGGTGCCTGGGGCACGGCACTGGCGCAGATGCTTGCATCGGACGGGCGCGAGGTGATCCTGTGGGCGCTGGAACCGGAACTGGTCGAGGCGATCAACCGGGACCGGCGCAACCCGCTCTACCTGCCGTCTGCCACGCTGGCCGACACGCTCAAGGCCACCGGCGATCTGGCCGATCTGGCCGCGTGCGAGACGGTGCTTGCCGTTACCCCGGCCCAGCATCTGGCACGGGTCCTGGGCGGGCTGGCACCGGCCCCGCGCGACCTCGTCCTGTGCAGCAAGGGGATCGAGGCAGGCAGTGGCCGGCTGATGAACCATGTCGCCAGCGAAGCCATGCCGCAGAGCGCCGTCGCCGTCCTGTCCGGCCCGACGTTCGCGCACGAGGTGGCCGCCGGATTGCCGACAGCGGTGACCCTCGCCTGCAGCGGCGGTCAGGCGCAATGGGCGCGGCTCGCCCCTGCCATCGCAAGGCCCGCGTTCCGGCCCTACTATTCCGACGACGTGACCGGGGCGGAAATCGGCGGCGCGGTCAAGAACGTCCTCGCGATTGCCTGCGGGGTGGTCGACGGGCTGGGCCTGGGGCAGAACGCCCGCGCCGCGTTGATTGCGCGCGGCTATGCCGAGATGCTGCGGTTCGGCGAGGCGCTGGGCGCGCGGGCAGAAACGCTGTCGGGCCTGTGCGGCCTCGGCGATCTCGTGCTGACCTGCTCCTCCACCGCCAGCCGCAACTTCTCGCTCGGCAAGGCGCTGGGCGAAGGCGGTTCGGCGGCCGCGCTGATGGCTGACCGGCGCACCGTGGCCGAGGGCGCGCATACTGCCCCGGTGCTGCGCGACCTCGCCCGCCAACACGGTGTCGACATGCCGATTGTCGCCGGTGTGACTGACCTGCTCGCCGGTGCCCCGGCCGTCGCCGTGGTCACCGCTCTGCTGAACCGCCCCTTGCGCGCCGAAAGCCACCCGGCAGCGTGACCGAACAGGCCAACCAGGGCGATATCGCCGCGCTGGCCAAGGGCGGGCGGACCAATTTCATCGGCTTCCTGCTGCGCCTGCTGGCGCGCCTGCCGTTCCTGTTCATCGCCGGTCGGCTCTACGGGGCAGACGCGCTGGGCCGGTTCGCCTCGGCCCTGGTGGTGGTCGAACTGCTGGCGATGCTGTGCTCGCTCGGCGAGAAGCGCGGGCTGGCCCAGCGGCTGAGCGAGGGCGAAGGCCTGCGCCCGGCCAACGTGGTGTTCGACGGCATCCTGCTGGCGCTGGCCTATTCGGTGGTTGCGGGCATCGTGCTGTGGTTCTTTCCGGAACCGATGTTCCCGTCGGGCCAGTACAGCGAGCTCGACAAGCTGCTGGTGCTGGCCATCCCCGCCTTTGCCCTGACCGAGATCCTGCTCGCGGCGCAGGCTTACCGCTATGACATAGCCACCACCGTCCGCGCCCGCGCGGTGATCGAGCCGTGGACGATCTCGATCATGGCCGGCGTGTTTTTCTACACCGGTTTTCGCGAAGCCGGGCTGTCACTGGCCTATATCGTTTCGATCTACGCCGGGCTGGCCGCCGCGGCCTGGTCGTTCCTGCGCGACTACGGCCTGCCGAAGGACTGGCGGCCGCAACCGCAGGCCCTGTGGCGCCAGACCATGCGCGCACTGCCGCTCGCCACGGCCGACGCGGTCGAGTGGGGCACCCGGCGGCTCGACATCTTCATCCTCGGCTTTTTCGCCGCTCCGGCAGCGGTAGGCATCTATTACATCGCCCAGCAGGTCGCCAGCCTACCGCAGAAGCTGAAGACCAGCTTCGAGCCGATCCTCGGCCCGGTCATCACCCGCAATCTCAAGGAAGGCAATCTCGGCGCGATTGCCAAACAGGTCGCGCAGGTCGGCTTCTGGATTGTCGCCGCGCAGGCCGGTATCGCTCTGGCGCTGGGCGTGCCGGGCGAAGCGGTCATGGGGCTGGTCGGGCCGGAATTCGTCGGCGGCACGGGCGCGCTCGCATTCCTGCTCGCCGCCGAAGTGGTTGCCGCCACTGCGGTCGTCTCCGAAGCGGCACTGGTCTATGTCGCCCGCAAACGGAACCTTGCCATCTCGCTTGCCACCATCGCACTTCAGGCCGCGCTGACGGTGGGCCTGATCGTGCTGGTCCAGA encodes the following:
- the tsaD gene encoding tRNA (adenosine(37)-N6)-threonylcarbamoyltransferase complex transferase subunit TsaD, which codes for MGLVLGIESSCDETAAALVTTGRVILAQRIASQDAEHAPYGGVVPEIAARAHVERLAPMIEAVLADAGVELRDCDAIAATAGPGLIGGVMVGLVTAKALAMASAVPLIAVNHLEGHALSPRLADPGLEFPYALLLVSGGHCQILRVDGVGQYRRIATTIDDALGEAFDKTAKILGLGFPGGPAVERLAQQGDPRAVPLPRPLKGSAEPHFSFAGLKSAVLRASESGLHADADIAASFQQAALDCVLDRLTRALDAMEPVPALVVAGGVAANQRIRTALEELADERGMRFVAPPLALCTDNAAMIAWAGCERLGLTDFRADPLDFVARPRWPLDPLAEPVRGAGYKA
- a CDS encoding NAD(P)H-dependent glycerol-3-phosphate dehydrogenase; translated protein: MSAASERVGVIGAGAWGTALAQMLASDGREVILWALEPELVEAINRDRRNPLYLPSATLADTLKATGDLADLAACETVLAVTPAQHLARVLGGLAPAPRDLVLCSKGIEAGSGRLMNHVASEAMPQSAVAVLSGPTFAHEVAAGLPTAVTLACSGGQAQWARLAPAIARPAFRPYYSDDVTGAEIGGAVKNVLAIACGVVDGLGLGQNARAALIARGYAEMLRFGEALGARAETLSGLCGLGDLVLTCSSTASRNFSLGKALGEGGSAAALMADRRTVAEGAHTAPVLRDLARQHGVDMPIVAGVTDLLAGAPAVAVVTALLNRPLRAESHPAA
- a CDS encoding lipopolysaccharide biosynthesis protein is translated as MTEQANQGDIAALAKGGRTNFIGFLLRLLARLPFLFIAGRLYGADALGRFASALVVVELLAMLCSLGEKRGLAQRLSEGEGLRPANVVFDGILLALAYSVVAGIVLWFFPEPMFPSGQYSELDKLLVLAIPAFALTEILLAAQAYRYDIATTVRARAVIEPWTISIMAGVFFYTGFREAGLSLAYIVSIYAGLAAAAWSFLRDYGLPKDWRPQPQALWRQTMRALPLATADAVEWGTRRLDIFILGFFAAPAAVGIYYIAQQVASLPQKLKTSFEPILGPVITRNLKEGNLGAIAKQVAQVGFWIVAAQAGIALALGVPGEAVMGLVGPEFVGGTGALAFLLAAEVVAATAVVSEAALVYVARKRNLAISLATIALQAALTVGLIVLVQNLGYGEPHKAAAAAIALMLALGAASLVKAWLLSRILGHRVNNWRWALVWAAAPAVLVGYLATLMPEWVELIVGVPLILLTYGWVIWNRGFGPEDRVLFRKNLSGDKPQD